In a genomic window of Halomonas denitrificans:
- a CDS encoding alpha/beta fold hydrolase, whose protein sequence is MPGTAHVVLIHGLWYGRISLKPMASRLQSRGRCIHRFGYPTVRRSIDANAEALASYLKRLLADDRAHDGPVHLVGHSLGGLVALHAIERFDIRPARLVLLGSPVNGSSVAHRLGRLGPLKRLVGRAAGPLETGGRRAPAGWEVGIVAGKQGLGAGRLIASLPCPHDGTVAEAETRLEGETDRLLLPVSHTGLVLSPTVADAVAHFLEHGFFERG, encoded by the coding sequence ATGCCCGGAACCGCTCACGTCGTCCTGATCCACGGCCTCTGGTACGGGCGAATCAGCCTGAAGCCGATGGCCTCGCGTCTGCAGTCCCGGGGTCGGTGCATTCACCGATTCGGCTACCCCACCGTCCGCCGTTCGATCGACGCCAATGCCGAGGCGCTGGCGTCGTACCTGAAACGGCTGCTGGCCGACGACCGGGCTCATGACGGGCCCGTCCACCTGGTCGGACACAGCCTGGGTGGCCTGGTTGCCTTGCACGCGATCGAGCGATTCGACATCCGCCCGGCTCGCCTCGTGCTGCTGGGCAGCCCGGTCAACGGCTCATCGGTCGCGCACCGGCTCGGGCGACTCGGTCCGCTGAAGCGGCTGGTCGGTCGCGCCGCCGGCCCGCTGGAGACGGGAGGGCGACGTGCCCCGGCCGGCTGGGAGGTCGGCATCGTGGCCGGTAAGCAGGGGCTGGGCGCCGGCCGCCTCATCGCCTCCTTGCCGTGCCCCCACGACGGCACCGTGGCCGAGGCGGAAACCCGACTGGAGGGCGAAACCGACCGGCTCCTTCTGCCCGTCTCCCACACCGGCCTCGTCCTCTCCCCCACCGTCGCCGACGCCGTCGCCCACTTCCTCGAGCACGGGTTCTTCGAACGAGGTTAA
- a CDS encoding DUF4397 domain-containing protein, which translates to MKPFARSIAAAGAALMLAAGAQAQTRVNVAHLAPFAPDLSDTAVSVDVDGTEVLTGVEFNQTSGYLTLTPAGTAPGVTQVDVRTPPGGPVAITASPDLAADTDYTVAAIGDGANQPLALLPLVDDLSAPAAGNAKLRIVHTAPFADTSAATEVSIRLQDGTVVAGLTNVPYGADSGYLELPAGVYDLVIATPDGSTELIDPEPVRLNDGDVISVFAVGDGSNQPLGVTAVFADGTSAALPLDFPYEPIPVLDPWGLALLILVLAGLAVRRLA; encoded by the coding sequence ATGAAGCCATTTGCCCGTTCGATCGCCGCCGCCGGAGCGGCTCTGATGCTCGCCGCCGGCGCCCAGGCCCAGACCCGTGTCAACGTGGCGCATCTCGCCCCGTTCGCGCCCGACCTGTCCGACACCGCAGTCTCGGTCGATGTCGACGGCACCGAAGTCCTGACCGGTGTCGAGTTCAACCAGACCTCCGGCTACCTGACCCTGACGCCCGCCGGCACGGCGCCCGGCGTGACCCAGGTCGACGTGCGCACGCCGCCGGGCGGTCCCGTCGCGATCACCGCCTCGCCGGACCTGGCGGCCGACACCGACTACACCGTCGCCGCGATCGGCGACGGGGCCAACCAGCCGCTGGCGCTGCTGCCGCTCGTCGACGACCTGTCCGCACCGGCGGCCGGCAACGCGAAGCTGCGCATCGTCCACACCGCACCGTTCGCCGACACCTCGGCGGCGACCGAAGTCTCGATCCGTCTGCAGGACGGAACCGTCGTCGCCGGCCTGACCAACGTGCCCTACGGTGCCGACTCCGGCTATCTGGAGTTGCCGGCCGGCGTGTACGACCTGGTGATCGCCACGCCGGACGGATCGACCGAGTTGATCGACCCGGAGCCCGTGCGCCTGAACGACGGCGATGTGATTTCCGTCTTCGCGGTCGGCGACGGCTCGAACCAGCCGCTGGGCGTGACCGCGGTCTTCGCCGACGGCACCTCGGCCGCACTGCCGCTCGATTTTCCCTACGAACCCATCCCGGTGCTCGACCCCTGGGGCCTGGCGCTGCTGATCCTCGTGCTCGCCGGTCTGGCAGTGCGTCGCCTGGCCTGA
- the aspS gene encoding aspartate--tRNA ligase, with translation MRSHLCGQVNESLDGGTVTLCGWVDRRRDLGGLVFIGLRDHAGIVQVVVEPDNRSGFEVAETLRNEFCVKVVGRVRMRPESQWNADMKTGKVEVVAESIELLNASAALPLLMTDEDGEEVRLKYRYLDLRRPRMQKNLRLRSKLTSAIRRHLEDRDFLDLETPILTRATPEGARDYLVPSRVNGGRFYALPQSPQIFKQLFMMSGMDRYYQIARCFRDEDLRADRQPEFTQLDIEMAFVEEADVQGLAEGLVRDVFSDVLDVELADPFPRMTWAEAMRRYGSDKPDLRIPLELVDVDDLVVESDFKVFSGPAADESGRVAALRVPGAADLSRKQIDELAAHAGKYGAKGLAWIKVNVASAGLDGLQSPIAKFLDAPTAAGILERTGAGDGDLLLFGAGPALTVAAFMGAVRLKVGRERGLVEDGWRPLWVVDFPMFEFDEDDQRYYALHHPFTAPSEADPDALRAEPADALSRAYDLVLNGAEIGGGSIRIHDPALQQAAFDILGIDETEARARFGFLLEALRYGCPPHGGIAFGIDRIAALMAGEDSIREVIAFPKTTTAGCPLTGAPSVIEPQTLTELSIRTLAD, from the coding sequence ATGCGTAGCCATCTCTGCGGCCAGGTCAACGAATCCCTCGACGGCGGGACGGTCACTCTATGCGGCTGGGTCGACCGCCGTCGCGACCTCGGCGGACTGGTCTTCATCGGCCTGCGCGACCACGCCGGCATCGTCCAGGTCGTGGTCGAGCCCGACAACCGGAGTGGCTTCGAGGTTGCCGAGACGTTGCGCAACGAGTTCTGCGTGAAAGTCGTGGGCCGGGTCCGGATGCGTCCCGAGAGCCAGTGGAACGCCGACATGAAGACCGGCAAGGTCGAAGTCGTCGCCGAATCCATCGAACTCCTGAACGCCTCGGCCGCACTGCCGCTGCTGATGACCGACGAGGACGGCGAAGAAGTCCGCCTGAAGTACCGCTACCTCGACCTGCGCCGTCCGCGCATGCAGAAGAACCTGCGGCTGCGCTCGAAGCTGACCTCGGCGATCCGCCGCCATCTCGAGGACCGCGACTTCCTCGACCTGGAGACCCCGATCCTGACCCGCGCCACGCCCGAGGGCGCGCGTGACTACCTCGTTCCCAGCCGGGTCAACGGGGGCCGCTTCTACGCGCTGCCGCAGTCGCCGCAGATCTTCAAGCAGCTGTTCATGATGAGCGGCATGGACCGCTACTACCAGATCGCCCGATGCTTCCGCGACGAGGACCTCCGCGCCGACCGGCAGCCCGAATTCACCCAGCTCGACATCGAGATGGCCTTCGTCGAGGAAGCCGACGTGCAGGGCCTGGCCGAGGGGCTGGTTCGCGATGTGTTCTCCGACGTGCTCGACGTCGAGCTCGCCGATCCGTTCCCGCGCATGACCTGGGCCGAGGCGATGCGCCGCTACGGCTCCGACAAGCCCGACCTGCGCATTCCGCTGGAACTGGTCGACGTCGACGACCTGGTCGTCGAGTCCGACTTCAAGGTCTTCTCCGGCCCGGCCGCGGACGAAAGCGGACGCGTTGCCGCGCTGCGCGTGCCCGGCGCGGCCGACCTGTCGCGCAAGCAGATCGACGAACTCGCCGCCCATGCCGGCAAGTACGGCGCGAAGGGCCTGGCCTGGATCAAGGTCAACGTCGCATCCGCCGGCCTCGACGGCCTGCAGTCGCCGATCGCGAAGTTCCTCGACGCCCCGACCGCCGCCGGCATCCTGGAACGCACCGGCGCCGGTGACGGTGACCTGTTGCTGTTCGGCGCGGGTCCGGCGCTGACCGTCGCCGCCTTCATGGGCGCGGTCCGGCTCAAGGTCGGCCGCGAACGGGGACTGGTCGAGGACGGCTGGAGGCCGCTCTGGGTGGTCGACTTCCCGATGTTCGAGTTCGACGAGGACGACCAGCGCTACTACGCGCTGCATCACCCGTTCACCGCGCCGTCCGAAGCCGATCCGGACGCGCTTCGCGCAGAGCCGGCCGATGCCCTTTCGCGCGCCTACGACCTGGTCCTCAACGGCGCCGAGATCGGCGGCGGCTCGATCCGTATCCACGATCCTGCGCTGCAGCAGGCGGCCTTCGACATCCTCGGCATCGACGAGACGGAGGCCAGGGCCCGCTTCGGTTTCCTGCTCGAAGCGTTGCGCTACGGCTGCCCGCCGCACGGCGGCATCGCCTTCGGCATCGACCGGATCGCCGCGCTGATGGCCGGTGAGGATTCGATCCGCGAAGTGATCGCGTTTCCGAAGACGACCACGGCGGGCTGCCCGCTGACCGGCGCACCGTCGGTGATCGAGCCGCAGACGCTGACCGAACTGTCGATCCGCACCCTCGCCGACTGA
- a CDS encoding zinc ribbon domain-containing protein — translation MPIYEYECKNCGHRLEKLQKISDAPLTTCPDCEADALAKLVSAAGFRLKGGGWYETDFKKDGKKNLAGDDKAGKPADSGDGKSSGSDAPAKPSKSDAASSSTSTAAA, via the coding sequence ATGCCGATCTACGAATACGAATGCAAGAACTGCGGCCACCGCCTCGAGAAGCTCCAGAAGATCTCGGACGCCCCGCTGACCACCTGCCCCGACTGCGAGGCCGACGCCCTGGCCAAGCTGGTCTCGGCCGCCGGTTTCCGGCTGAAGGGCGGCGGCTGGTACGAGACCGACTTCAAGAAGGACGGCAAGAAGAACCTGGCCGGCGACGACAAGGCGGGCAAGCCGGCCGACTCCGGCGACGGCAAGTCGTCCGGCTCGGACGCCCCGGCCAAGCCCTCGAAGTCCGACGCGGCCTCGAGCAGCACGTCCACGGCCGCCGCCTGA